The following are from one region of the Methanomassiliicoccales archaeon LGM-DZ1 genome:
- a CDS encoding IS110 family transposase, with translation MRIAIGMDLHKKTAVCCAVHAGPGKPSEDEEEFLRRFNRDHGTQPSEPEDIARIAEALRGHEAHVLIENSTKTHETYWVLTNLGIDTVVAQAQDLYRITKSVKKTDANDAAELAGYMRRRLNGEREFAVCKMPSPVWMERREICRAVLAEKRHLADLKRRARMHMLLHGIRLSKDYSDIFSKKAMKEMWDSRDTCLRLLVSEARSIKARTDEEARLIRATFGHITDFDLVMSIPGFGAVSAAYAVSMIIDVKRFGSSAQLAAYFGLVPKVRESAETSHRCATTHRGDREMRRLLCQSAIVHVRTAEDSVVSALYNRLRARGVSHREAQVAAARKLVTVVWSVLRNRRPFSTDTELLERSAEMAEEAEGDPAAD, from the coding sequence TTGAGGATAGCGATCGGGATGGACCTGCACAAGAAGACCGCGGTATGCTGCGCGGTCCATGCGGGCCCGGGGAAGCCGAGCGAAGACGAGGAGGAGTTCCTGAGGCGCTTCAACAGGGACCACGGCACGCAGCCGTCGGAGCCCGAGGACATAGCGCGGATCGCGGAGGCGCTCCGCGGGCATGAGGCGCATGTCCTCATCGAGAACTCCACGAAGACGCACGAGACCTACTGGGTCCTGACCAACCTCGGGATCGACACGGTCGTGGCGCAGGCCCAGGACCTCTACCGGATCACCAAGTCCGTGAAGAAGACCGACGCCAACGATGCGGCCGAGCTCGCGGGGTACATGCGGCGGAGGCTGAACGGCGAGCGCGAGTTCGCCGTCTGCAAGATGCCGTCCCCGGTCTGGATGGAGCGGCGCGAGATATGCCGCGCGGTCCTCGCGGAGAAGAGGCACCTGGCGGACCTCAAGCGCCGGGCCAGGATGCACATGCTCCTCCACGGGATCAGGCTGAGCAAGGATTACTCCGACATCTTCTCGAAGAAGGCGATGAAGGAGATGTGGGACTCGAGGGACACCTGCCTGAGGCTCCTCGTGTCGGAGGCGAGGTCGATAAAGGCCCGCACCGACGAGGAGGCCAGGCTGATCCGGGCGACGTTCGGGCACATCACCGACTTCGATCTGGTGATGAGCATCCCGGGGTTCGGCGCGGTCTCGGCCGCGTACGCGGTCTCGATGATCATCGACGTGAAGCGCTTCGGGTCGTCGGCCCAGCTGGCGGCGTACTTCGGCCTGGTGCCGAAGGTGCGCGAATCGGCGGAGACCTCGCACCGGTGCGCGACCACGCACCGCGGCGACAGAGAGATGCGCAGGCTGCTGTGCCAGTCGGCGATCGTCCACGTCCGCACCGCCGAGGACTCGGTGGTCTCGGCCCTCTACAACAGGCTGAGGGCGAGGGGGGTCTCCCACCGGGAGGCCCAGGTGGCGGCCGCGCGCAAGCTGGTGACCGTGGTCTGGTCGGTGCTGAGGAACCGCAGGCCCTTCAGCACCGACACGGAGCTCCTGGAACGCTCCGCCGAGATGGCGGAGGAAGCGGAGGGGGATCCGGCGGCGGACTGA